The Verrucomicrobiota bacterium DNA segment AGCTATGCCATGGCCCATGAACCGAAAACTGTGCGGACCGCAGCCTTCAGGCTGCTTGCGCGCGCTCTCCGGAGTCCAGCGTTGAAGCGGCCTGAAGGCCGCAGTCCGGAGGAACGTTCATGGGAAGTTGCTTGGCCAAGAAGCTACGCCATGGCCCATGAACCGAAAACTGTGCGGACCGCAGCCTTCAGGCTGCTTGCGCGCGCTCTCCGGAGTCCAGCGTTGAAGCGGCCTGAAGGCCGCAGTCCGGAGGAACGGTTCATGGGAAGTTGCCTTGGCCAAGAAGCTATGCCATGGCCCATGAACCGAAAACTGTGCGGACCGCAGCCTTCAGGCTGCTTGCGCGCGCTCTCCGGAGTCCAGCGTTGAAGCGGCCTGAAGGCCGCAGTCCGGAGGAACGTTCATGGGAAGTTGCTTGGCCAAGAAGCTACGCCATGGCCCATGAACCGAAAACTGTGCGGACCGCAGCCTTCAGGCTGCTTGCGCGCGCTCTCCGGAGTCCAGCGTTGAAGCGGGGTAAAAACAGCGGTTATCTCCCCTACCTCAATCATTCTGACTCGCGCATCATTCCGGTTGCACTGGCGCTGCTTGTGATTGCTTCCGGAGCCGGCTTCGCCCGACGGCACTGGCGGGAGAGGAAAGGGGCCTTTTATGCCATCGCATTCGCGACCGTAGCTGCCGCACTCGCCATCACAACGTTTGTGGGGGCTGACGGGATTCGAGATCCGAAAGACATTGTTCGCTCAGTCTCAGTGCTCCCGGTTCGATTTTTCATCCTGGCGCTCATCCCTGCGGCGACACGCTGCACCAATTTCTTGCGGCTCTCCAACGCGTTTGTCAACGCCAGTGTTGTCCTGGCTGGTTTTAGCATTTACACCTTCCTCGTGGATTTCAGCGTGAACAAGATTTGGGAAGATTCATATGATCCAACGAAACTGCTGGTCAACGGAATCATGCGCGGTTTTTCCATGGCAAGCGTTTACTTCTTCGTCGCACTTTATCTCTGGTCCCCAAACCGGTTCTCGACTTTCCAGCGGCAAAGCCGCTGAGTCCACCCCCGGTTCTGATTCAACCGCCGTTTTGATCCGAAGCCGGAGACTCCTCGCACGGCTACCTCGTTCCGTTCAATAGCTTCCAAACCCGCAACGCCTCCGTGACCCCCCAGGCCTGGGCATCGCAGCCGCGTTGTTGGTGGGGGGCGTCGCCGTCGAGGATTTCGGGAATCTGTCCGAGGCAACCTTCGCGCAGCAGTCGCTCCATGCTGCCCAGATACGCCTTTGCGGCAGCGACCGCGGACGACTCGAATTCCCAGGCGCGGGCCAGGGCTTCGCAGAAACTTGGGAATGTCCATGTCCACGCGGTGCCGTTGTGGTAGGCGGGCTTGCGCCGCGTGTCCTCGTCTCCTTCGTAGCGGCCCCAGTATGGCCAGTGCGGATCGTTGAGCAAATGTCCATCGTTGCCATGGACGGGCAACGGCGGCGAAACCGGAAGCGGCGCCAGCGAACGGAGCGCTCCCGGCACGACCAGGTAGCGCGCGGCGGCTTCGACACAGCGGCGCGCCTGATCTCCGCTCACCAGGCCCAGGCTGACGGCCAGGAGACAATTGCTGCGAAGCGCGTTGTCCACGGTCGCCCGGGCGGCTGGCTCGCCGTTTGCAGCGATCAGCAGGTCTCCGAAGTATCCGCGGTCCTCCAGCCAGAAAAACTTCAGGAGCGAAGCCTGAGCGCGGTCGGCGAGGCGGTCCCACGGTTCCGACACGGGTTTTGTTCCGAGCCGGCTCAGGTGCCGCAACAGACGAATCCAGAGCACCTGGATTTCGATCGGGTAACCGGCGCGCGGCGTCCCGGCAGGATGATTCGTGTCCATCCAGGTGAAATGCCTGGGACTCCAAACCAAGCCCGACTCGGCATCGAGGCGAACTCCATTGGGAGCGCCGCGCCAGTAGCCCTCGGCAATGTTGCGCAGGACGTCGCCAATGGTTCGTCCGCGTTTCTCGACCGCGATTTCGTAGAGCGAACCTTTCACCACCGAGGCGGCTTCTTCGCAGACCACACCGTACCACAACGGAGCGTCGGAGGTGTCGCGGTTGGAGGCATCCTCGCCGAGGATGATGTTGGGAATCGTTCCATTCTTCTCGAATCGGCCAAAGGTGATCAAAAGCTGTTTCACTTCCTCGCGCATGCCGGCCGCAAGCAGCCCGCGAGCGGAAATGAGCGAATCGCGTCCCCAATCCAAGAACCACGGGTAGCCCGCGATCACGCTTTTGTGCGACTCGCGGCGAACGACGAACGCGTGCGCGGCCCGGACGAGCTGGCGCCCAAATTCATCGTCGCGCACGTGCGCGGCTCGAAGCGCCGCCTCAATTCTCGAGGCGCGGCTTGATCGGAAGTGTCTGATCTCTTCCGCGCGCGGATCCGTGGCATCCGCGCAGGCCGCCAGGGTCGCGCTTTCGCCTTTCTCCAAAGGCAAATCGAACCAGCCGGGGCTGTAGGCATCGCCGCTGCCCGCCTGGCCGCGGCTTTGTTCCACGGGATGAGGAATGTTTTCACACCACTCCGCTTCATGATGATAAGCGCCCGCATCCGCCAACACGCGAAGCTGGCGGTCAGCCGCGGGCACGAACGCAAAACCCGCCTTCTCCTTCAACGGCTGGCAATGGGAAGAGAAATGGTGATCCGCTCCGGGATTGCGCTTGGTTTCCCAGTGAAAATTTCGGTCTTCGAGATCGACACGCACCGTCAGGCGAACCTCGCAGTTGGCCGGCAAATCCCGTCCGACCGGAGGCGGTCCTTTCGGACGGCTGAAGCGCAGGAGCGTTGTGTTCCGCGTCTCGAGCATGTCCGCTTCGAGATGGATTTCGACCGTTCGCCCGTCGCCTGCGTTAGCCACGAAACGCCAGTGAGCCGGCGGTCCGGGCGTGAAGTCGATCAGGTTCTTGATGTCGAGCGCAGTGATGAATCCGTCCGCGTTCACCCACACCCGTGCGCGCTTGGCCAGAATGTGGCGGTCGGCCGGCACGGAGGGATGAAGGTTGGCGCCGAGCAGGCAATCATACTTCGATTGAATCTGTCCCAAATCCACGCATAGGCGGGCCATGCCGCCAATGCCGTTGGTTAGCAGAATCAAATGCGGCGTGTGATTCTGAATCGGGCGGGCAGCCTCCCGATGGTTCGCAGGAGCGGAGCGGGCCCCGGAGAGATCGGTTGGGGCCAAAAGCTCGTTCGGGTCCGAAGCGAGGTATCGGATCGAAGCCTCGACCTGCGTGTTTTCGTTCGTGTAACGCTCCAATTTCAGTTGAGCCTCGGCAGGGGATGTTTGCGGTGGGAAAAACACGACGTGTCCGCCATTCACCTGGATTGAGCTCGAGTGCCGCGGAAATTCAGCGCCATCGACGGCGAGCGTCGCGCGGAACGGCGCATCATCCCACACCAAAAGCCAGTGCGACGGAGGAATCGGCGTGACGCGCCGCCGATCCAGCAACGCCCAGGTCACAACACGCGGGTAGTGACCCGCTTCGACGAACGCGGCGGCCAAATCCCTGGTCGCCTCAGCAATCTTGAGGTCCGTAAGGCCCGCTAAAAAAGCCTTCGGATCCTCGTTCACCAGCGTGGCAACCGTGCGCCAATTGAATCTTCCGATTTGTTCGGTGGGGAACATCTGGCTCAGGGCCGCGAATCCCCAGGCTGCCGCTGCCCGCGCCCGGCGATAAGCTTGTCCGTGCAAGCCCTCAGGTTGGGCGTGAGCCGACAGACAAAAACAGCCGCCGGGGGGCAGAACGTGTTCGACGCGACCGTGCGAGGTCTGGCGTGCCACGGGCAGTTTTTGGCCGAGTTGCTCGTGTTTCAACACTCCGAGTTCTTGAAGCGCCTCTGTGTTCAGAACGAAATTCTGAGAGCGGTCCAGGTCCAGATTGACGAGGATCAGCACCCGGTCGAGCCCCTCGGCTGAGTCGCGGCGCAAGACGAACACGGGAGAATCCGGCGCGCTCAGGCGCGTGAGCCTGGCGTCGTCGAAGAAGCAAGGATGCTCCCGGAGCAGCCGGTTCAGGGCGCTCAGTTCAGGGACGAGATTGTTGCGGCTTCCCCAGGACAGGCCGGCGCAAGAGTGCACGTTGATTTTTTCCGCCGCCAGCCATTCCACGCCGCACGTAAAAGCGAAGCCGCCGGAGACCGAAGTCAGCGCGCAAAGCCGGTTCCGAAGCAGCGACCACGCGCGGCTACGTTTTGCCAGGCGGTCGTTGTCGTGCGTTTCACTGTAATGGATGTAAAGGCCGACGCGCTGGCTTTGGCGCAAAGCAT contains these protein-coding regions:
- a CDS encoding amylo-alpha-1,6-glucosidase produces the protein MDKPEMYPSPGERLLRFVGDTVRFTLRGRGGQALPPGFRAVLRTNLGRAATLREEVIHSHAKELPFAGASWRDIPLEPVGHEWGVELSLVEVGFFKAKPYAVDPQGRQFWPDGPDVGITVHPNDYRTANTIYCAFTRLFGEKKTAPTTSAETWEAQVGKLDKQGYAVIPPSGKLRDLLRELPHIIDTLGCSILHLLPINPAPTTFARFGRFGSPYAALDLTAIDPALVEFDRRTTGVDQFRELTYAVHLRRGRVFLDLVMNHTGWGSTLQEDHPEWFLRDERGNFVSPGAWGVTWEDLVELDHRTPAPWDCLADVFLTWCRRGVDGFRCDAGYKVPMLAWRYIIAKVRQEFPETIFLLEGLGGPWEATETLLTEGGMQWAYSELFQNYSGPQVANYLDYALRQSQRVGLYIHYSETHDNDRLAKRSRAWSLLRNRLCALTSVSGGFAFTCGVEWLAAEKINVHSCAGLSWGSRNNLVPELSALNRLLREHPCFFDDARLTRLSAPDSPVFVLRRDSAEGLDRVLILVNLDLDRSQNFVLNTEALQELGVLKHEQLGQKLPVARQTSHGRVEHVLPPGGCFCLSAHAQPEGLHGQAYRRARAAAAWGFAALSQMFPTEQIGRFNWRTVATLVNEDPKAFLAGLTDLKIAEATRDLAAAFVEAGHYPRVVTWALLDRRRVTPIPPSHWLLVWDDAPFRATLAVDGAEFPRHSSSIQVNGGHVVFFPPQTSPAEAQLKLERYTNENTQVEASIRYLASDPNELLAPTDLSGARSAPANHREAARPIQNHTPHLILLTNGIGGMARLCVDLGQIQSKYDCLLGANLHPSVPADRHILAKRARVWVNADGFITALDIKNLIDFTPGPPAHWRFVANAGDGRTVEIHLEADMLETRNTTLLRFSRPKGPPPVGRDLPANCEVRLTVRVDLEDRNFHWETKRNPGADHHFSSHCQPLKEKAGFAFVPAADRQLRVLADAGAYHHEAEWCENIPHPVEQSRGQAGSGDAYSPGWFDLPLEKGESATLAACADATDPRAEEIRHFRSSRASRIEAALRAAHVRDDEFGRQLVRAAHAFVVRRESHKSVIAGYPWFLDWGRDSLISARGLLAAGMREEVKQLLITFGRFEKNGTIPNIILGEDASNRDTSDAPLWYGVVCEEAASVVKGSLYEIAVEKRGRTIGDVLRNIAEGYWRGAPNGVRLDAESGLVWSPRHFTWMDTNHPAGTPRAGYPIEIQVLWIRLLRHLSRLGTKPVSEPWDRLADRAQASLLKFFWLEDRGYFGDLLIAANGEPAARATVDNALRSNCLLAVSLGLVSGDQARRCVEAAARYLVVPGALRSLAPLPVSPPLPVHGNDGHLLNDPHWPYWGRYEGDEDTRRKPAYHNGTAWTWTFPSFCEALARAWEFESSAVAAAKAYLGSMERLLREGCLGQIPEILDGDAPHQQRGCDAQAWGVTEALRVWKLLNGTR